A single region of the Labeo rohita strain BAU-BD-2019 chromosome 3, IGBB_LRoh.1.0, whole genome shotgun sequence genome encodes:
- the csf2rb gene encoding cytokine receptor common subunit beta yields MFSTWILHMVGFALLVRVDISVEQCSQHEVTLGKESAVMDSLQCHNDYKSYVQCTWEVDPHVYPQATENMPELYYWDEMSDSAEKETLCVSNRSGVLLSSGKISHMCRYDTERFDLGVCHVLYFKVPCVSQATTLKVAQHGKVKPPVDLTETLVDGVGHLLSWKNPYPASSNIAGTLVYQLQYRRHMHDWTIVDNINASEYMIDKKSLLPGYDYQARVRARGPMGLWSNWSPLVSWKTHNDGVFNLQCMIVGDTTVTCTWQMKTEHYQFMSYHLWCSSDNNISSACCKDPQLKSGGVELSEFMCSVNISDPYQLTVELRPVHYTRTFWTIEHIKLSQPGPIHVKEGEDRFILNWPKPDVSDHIAFLYELELSPKNLSDGHPIMNNSCDIPFTLLDPATEYQARIRLVTDSEYYEIPPSEWSQPVMFKTKPVSSPISPFIYIVPAVFLPVLFIILYNILPVLHRKLKLWKGSIPSPIKSKVLEGMLKKSPSPWPNLQNEKETTSICVLLAGDNVSLCKSSVSWEPLLSKGDDAVKMERSSGSNHLHTYVGEGMCKDKSGLNFSGPYILCTEESCTQDKLPDSPTDRDHTCVSEKSESFAPVHGGYVVTAPTDMPATTNPTPVDSPTKNPSDEPPAYTPGPDQGCVVLPHPSGYFTMPCVVTG; encoded by the exons ATGTTCTCCACATGGATTCTGCATATGGTCGGATTCGCTCTGCTGGTCAGGGTGGACATCAGTGTCGAACAGTGTTCTCAACATGAAGTCACGCTTGGGAAAG AATCTGCAGTGATGGATTCCTTGCAGTGCCACAATGATTACAAGTCCTATGTACAGTGCACATGGGAGGTCGATCCACATGTTTATCCACAGGCTACAGAAAATATGCCTGAATTGTACTACTGGGACGAAATGTCAGATTCAGC TGAAAAAGAAACACTCTGCGTCTCGAATAGATCTGGTGTGCTTTTATCCAGTGGGAAGATCTCTCACATGTGTCGCTATGACACTGAAAGGTTTGATTTAGGAGTATGTCACGTTCTGTACTTCAAAGTACCCTGTGTATCCCAAGCCACAACTCTCAAAGTTGCTCAGCATG GAAAAGTTAAGCCCCCAGTTGATTTGACAGAGACGTTGGTTGATGGCGTAGGTCATCTGCTGTCCTGGAAAAACCCGTATCCTGCATCCTCAAATATTGCAGGAACTCTAGTGTACCAGCTTCAGTATCGCAGACACATGCATGACTGGACT ATTGTGGATAACATCAATGCTTCTGAATATATGATTGACAAGAAATCACTGTTGCCGGGTTATGATTATCAAGCCAGAGTGAGGGCACGAGGTCCAATGGGACTCTGGAGTAACTGGAGCCCCCTGGTGTCCTGGAAGACTCACAATG ATGGAGTCTTCAACCTGCAGTGCATGATAGTGGGAGATACAACTGTGACGTGCACCTGGCAAATGAAGACAGAACATTATCAGTTTATGTCTTATCATCTCTGGTGCAGTAGTGATAACAACAT ATCCTCCGCTTGTTGTAAAGATCCTCAGCTAAAGTCGGGTGGCGTTGAGCTTTCTGAGTTCATGTGTTCTGTAAACATCTCTGACCCTTACCAGTTAACAGTGGAGCTGAGACCAGTGCACTACACTAGGACGTTCTGGACTATAGAACACA TTAAACTTTCACAACCTGGCCCGATCCATGTGAAGGAAGGCGAAGACCGTTTCATACTAAACTGGCCTAAACCAGATGTTTCCGACCATATTGCATTCCTCTACGAGCTGGAACTCTCGCCTAAGAAT CTCTCAGATGGCCATCCTATCATGAACAACAGTTGTGATATTCCCTTTACACTACTAGATCCAGCAACAGAATACCAGGCCCGGATCAGATTAGTCACTGATTCTGAATATTATGAAATTCCGCCATCAGAATGGTCGCAGCCGGTGATGTTCAAAACTAAGCCAG TTTCATCGCCCATCAGCCCTTTTATCTACATTGTGCCTGCTGTGTTTCTGCCCGTGCTTTTCATCATATTGTACAACATCCTTCCAGTCTTACACAG AAAGCTCAAGCTGTGGAAAGGATCGATTCCTTCGCCCATAAAGAGCAAAGTGCTGGAGGGGATGTTGAAG aAGTCTCCCAGTCCATGGCCAAATCTCCAGAATGAGAAAGAGACAACCTCCATCTGTGTACTACTGGCTGGAGACAATGTCAGTCTCTGCAAAAGCAG TGTCTCTTGGGAGCCGCTTTTGTCAAAGGGTGACGATGCTGTTAAAATGGAAAGGTCAAGTGGATCAAACCACCTGCACACCTATGTGGGGGAAGGCATGTGCAAAGATAAATCTGGCTTGAACTTCAGCGGGCCTTATATTCTGTGCACCGAGGAATCCTGCACCCAGGACAAATTACCTGACAGCCCTACGGACAGAGATCACACATGCGTGTCAGAAAAGTCTGAGAGTTTTGCTCCAGTCCACGGAGGCTATGTTGTAACTGCTCCCACCGATATGCCAGCAACCACAAACCCCACCCCTGTCGACAGCCCGACCAAAAATCCTTCAGATGAACCCCCTGCGTACACCCCCGGCCCAGATCAGGGTTGTGTGGTCCTCCCTCATCCATCGGGCTACTTCACCATGCCATGCGTCGTCACAGGCTAG